Genomic window (Dictyoglomus thermophilum H-6-12):
AAGTTTTACTTGCCTCTCCAATATAGCCTTAACCTTATGCTCATGCCCTGCAAGAGTATGTACTACAAACCACTTTGGCTCAGCCACTTGAATTACCTCCATTTTCTAACCAGTAAAGCTTCCAAGAATCAATCTACTTAACAAAACAAACACAAAATCATAAAGAGATATGATCAATATCAATAAAATTAAAGTTATACCTAAAGCCAAAGAAAGTTGTAAAACCTTCTTCCTATCGGGCCACATAACTTTTTTTAACTCTAATTTTTCTTCAGCCCAAAAATCTTTTATCTTGTCTATAATAGATCTTCTCTTATTCATAATAAGCCATCTCCCATTAATATAAAAATTTTTGGCAGGCCCGGCAGGGCTCGAACCTGCAACCCCCGGATTTGGAGTCCGGTGCTCTCCCTATTAGAGCTACGGGCCTACCTCACTTCCCTATGAATAGTATGTTTTCTACACCTAGGACAATATTTTCTTAATTCTAACCTATCTGGATCATTCTTCTTATTTTTCTCCGTAGTATAATTTCTTTCCTTACACTCAGTACAAGCTAACGTAATTACTACTCTCATAACTATTATAACACCTCACTATCCTTATTCAATAATTTTAGTTATGACGCCTGCACCAACTGTTCTTCCACCTTCTCTTATAGCAAACCTTAAACCTTCCTCTAACGCTACAGGCTTGATTAACTTTATCTCCATCTCTAGGTTGTCACCTGGCATAACCATCTGTACTCCCTCTGGTAACTTTATCTCCCCTGTTACATCTGTCGTCCTAAAGTAAAATTGTGGCTTGTATCCACTGAAAAATGGCGTGTGCCTTCCACCTTCTTCCTTCTTCAATACATATACCTGCGCCTTGAAATGTGTGTGCGGCTTTATCGTACCTGGCGCAGCTACTACTTGACCCCTCTCTACTTCATCTTTGTCTATCCCTCTTAATAGTATCCCTATGTTGTCACCAGCTATCGCTTCATCTAATTGCTTCCTGAACATCTCTACTCCCGTCACTACACTCTTCTTTATCTCATCACTTAATCCTACTATCTCTACTTCGTCCCCTACCTTCACCCTTCCTCTCTCTACTCTACCCGTCACTACTGTTCCTCTCCCTGTTATGCTAAATATGTCCTCTATCGGCATCAAAAATGGCTTGTCTACATCTCTCTCCGGTATCGGTATGTAATTGTCTACAGCATCCATTAACTCCCATATCGCATCTACCCACTGGTTCTCCCCTCTCTTTATCTGAGGGTTCTGGAATAACGCCTCTAATGCCTTTAATGCTGACCCCCTTACTACCGGTACCTCATCCCCTGGATATCCATACTTCGTTAATAAATCCCTTACCTCCATCTCTACTAAGTCCACTATCTCAGGATCATCTACCATGTCTATCTTGTTCAAAAATACTACTATGTATGGCACATTGACTTGCCTCGCAAGTAATATGTGCTCCCTCGTCTGAGGCATCGGACCATCCGCAGCTGATACTACTAGTATCGCTCCGTCCATCTGTGCAGCACCAGTAATCATGTTCTTTATGTAGTCAGCATGACCAGGCGCATCTATGTGCGCATAATGCCTGTTGTGCGTCTCATACTCTACATGCGCAAGGTTTATCGTCACTCCCCTTGCCCTTTCCTCTGGCGCTTTGTCTATGTCTTCATACTTCAAGGGCTTCGCTAATCCTTCAGCCGCTAGCGTCATCGTTATCGCTGATGTTAATGTCGTCTTTCCATGGTCTACGTGCCCTATCGTACCTATATTCACATGTGGCTTCGTCCTTACAAATTTCTCCTTCGCCATCCTTTATCTCCTCCTAAAGAATATATTTTAAAAAATCTCTAAAGATTATAGCCTAAATTTAATAAATAAAAAAGAGATGATAATCAAATGGAGCCCACGACCGGGATCGAACCGGTGACCTTACCCTTACCAAGGGTACGCTCTGCCAACTGAGCTACGTGGGCCCAATTGGTTGCGGGGGAGGGATTTGAACCCTCGACCTCCGGGTTATGAGCCCGGTGAGCTACCTGGCTGCTCTACCCCGCGATCACAATGGTGGGGAGGGAGGGATTTGAACCCCCGAAGGCACCCGCCAGCAGATTTACAGTCTGCCCCCTTTGGCCACTTGGGTACCTCCCCAACTACTATTATGGAGCCGAGGGAGGGATTCGAACCCACGACCCGCTGATTACAAATCAGCTGCTCTGCCTCTGAGCTACCTCGGCTAACCATTGAAAAGTATATACATAAATCTATACTAAGTCAAGATCTATCTTTTTATCTTTACAAACATTTTATGTTATAATTTGAAAAGTACTTTTTCATAATTAATTATCTTTATAAAAAAGGGAGGGAAAAACATGGAAGAACTCTCAGACATAAAACTTGAAGAAACCGATTTATCAATTTCTATTGATACCCTTGTATATGGGAATATCCTCAACATAACCAAAGATGGACTATGGTTAGACATTGGGAAAAAATATGATGCCTTTCTACCTTACAATGAATTATCTAAGGAACTTAAGGCAAAACTTGAAAAAAAGCAAGAAATTGATAGTATTCCCGTAGTCATTAAACATGTAAATTATAAGGATGGAGTCATCACCGTTTCAAATAAAAAGGCGGTAGAAAATAAAATATGGGAAGAACTCTTATGGGCTTATGAAAATAATCAACCTATTCAAGGGAAAGTTATCAATTATAATGGCAGGGGTTTTATCCTGGAGATCAACAACGAAGTAGAAGGTTTTATTCCTGCAAAAGAAATTGATGTCCCTCCTATTAAACCTCCTAAATACTATATAAACAGAAGAATAGAGGGAAAAATTAAGAGGATAAATCCTGAAAAGAATCAGTTAATAATCTCTGCAAGAGAACTCCTTGAACAAAAACAAGAAGAAGAAAGATCAAACCTTTGGGAAAAAATAAAAAATTCTCAGATCGTAAGAGGCAGAATAATAAAAGTTGACGAAGATAAACTCACTGTAGACTTAGGCTTAGGAATTATAGGTATAGTGGAAAAAGATGAAATATCTTGGTTTCCTATTAAAAACATAAGAAGATATTACAATACCGGAGACATAGTAAAAGCAAGAGTACTATCTTTAGATGAGAATAGTAGAACAGCTCAACTAAGTATAAAACAGGCACAACCAAATCCATGGTCATTATTCAAGGAAAAATATCCTGAAGGTTCTATTATAAAGGCCGAAATAATAAAAATATCTGGAGGTATTGTAGTAAAAGTAGATAACCTTATAGGATATGTTCCCATGAGTGAGATATCTTGGGGAAGACCTCAGGATGTTAAAAATAGCTTAAAAGTCGGGGACAAGGTCAAAGCAAAAGTTCTTAGTGTAGATGACTTAAACCAAAAAATATTTCTAAGTATAAAACAAGTAGAACCGAATCCATGGGAAGTAATAGATCAAAATTATAAGATTGGT
Coding sequences:
- the secE gene encoding preprotein translocase subunit SecE, whose translation is MNKRRSIIDKIKDFWAEEKLELKKVMWPDRKKVLQLSLALGITLILLILIISLYDFVFVLLSRLILGSFTG
- the rpmG gene encoding 50S ribosomal protein L33; the encoded protein is MRVVITLACTECKERNYTTEKNKKNDPDRLELRKYCPRCRKHTIHREVR
- the tuf gene encoding elongation factor Tu; this translates as MAKEKFVRTKPHVNIGTIGHVDHGKTTLTSAITMTLAAEGLAKPLKYEDIDKAPEERARGVTINLAHVEYETHNRHYAHIDAPGHADYIKNMITGAAQMDGAILVVSAADGPMPQTREHILLARQVNVPYIVVFLNKIDMVDDPEIVDLVEMEVRDLLTKYGYPGDEVPVVRGSALKALEALFQNPQIKRGENQWVDAIWELMDAVDNYIPIPERDVDKPFLMPIEDIFSITGRGTVVTGRVERGRVKVGDEVEIVGLSDEIKKSVVTGVEMFRKQLDEAIAGDNIGILLRGIDKDEVERGQVVAAPGTIKPHTHFKAQVYVLKKEEGGRHTPFFSGYKPQFYFRTTDVTGEIKLPEGVQMVMPGDNLEMEIKLIKPVALEEGLRFAIREGGRTVGAGVITKIIE
- a CDS encoding S1 RNA-binding domain-containing protein — encoded protein: MEELSDIKLEETDLSISIDTLVYGNILNITKDGLWLDIGKKYDAFLPYNELSKELKAKLEKKQEIDSIPVVIKHVNYKDGVITVSNKKAVENKIWEELLWAYENNQPIQGKVINYNGRGFILEINNEVEGFIPAKEIDVPPIKPPKYYINRRIEGKIKRINPEKNQLIISARELLEQKQEEERSNLWEKIKNSQIVRGRIIKVDEDKLTVDLGLGIIGIVEKDEISWFPIKNIRRYYNTGDIVKARVLSLDENSRTAQLSIKQAQPNPWSLFKEKYPEGSIIKAEIIKISGGIVVKVDNLIGYVPMSEISWGRPQDVKNSLKVGDKVKAKVLSVDDLNQKIFLSIKQVEPNPWEVIDQNYKIGEIVSGKVTNITDFGIFIEIKPGLEGLIPRKLISWERISNISDIFKPGDFIEAKIIEIDKENKKLTLSRRDLLKDPWEDIDEKYREGQNIKGRIIEKLKDGYIVELEPGIEGFLPYTQINFEKENEIQGFKENEEVEAKIVKINPRFRRITLSIKALIKEKLDQEMKKYLSEYAPPPLTLGELLKLKNNE